A single region of the Thermoleophilum album genome encodes:
- a CDS encoding DegT/DnrJ/EryC1/StrS family aminotransferase: MQVPLFRFTLAPHHRRLIAAIDRVVASGRFILGPEVESFEREFADYVGARHCVGVANGTEALMLSLRALGVGPGDDVVVPSFTFYASAEAVAAIGARPVFCDIDPTTFCLTPETVRSALTAHTRAIVAVHLFGYPAPVEELAEFGVPIVEDAAQATGGSGAGGRVGTLGTIAAFSFFPSKNLPCLGDGGAVTTDDPELADRVRMLRHHGSRDKTTFELVGFNSRLDALQAAVLRELLPQLDGWNAARRSAAARYRDLGLDRQVTVPSEPPAGEHVYHLYVVRHPRRDVLAEALREQGIEARSYYAQPIHRQPAMRSYAPNVALPGTEEAARSNLALPMGPELTAAESEHVVAAIERALAATTP, from the coding sequence GTGCAGGTTCCGCTGTTTCGCTTCACGCTCGCGCCCCACCACCGGCGCCTGATCGCAGCGATCGATCGCGTCGTGGCGAGTGGAAGGTTCATCCTCGGACCGGAGGTCGAGTCTTTCGAGCGCGAGTTCGCGGATTACGTCGGTGCTCGGCACTGCGTCGGCGTCGCCAACGGCACCGAGGCGTTGATGTTGTCGCTGCGAGCGCTAGGTGTCGGTCCCGGCGACGACGTCGTGGTGCCGTCGTTCACCTTCTACGCCAGCGCCGAGGCTGTAGCAGCGATCGGTGCGCGACCGGTGTTCTGCGACATCGATCCGACGACTTTCTGTCTGACGCCCGAGACGGTGCGCTCCGCCCTCACCGCGCACACACGGGCGATCGTCGCCGTTCACCTCTTCGGCTACCCGGCGCCGGTCGAGGAGCTAGCGGAGTTCGGAGTGCCGATCGTCGAGGACGCAGCGCAAGCCACCGGCGGCAGCGGCGCCGGGGGCCGAGTAGGAACGCTCGGCACGATCGCCGCCTTCTCGTTCTTCCCCTCGAAAAACCTGCCCTGTTTGGGCGATGGCGGTGCTGTCACCACCGACGATCCGGAGCTCGCGGACCGCGTGCGGATGCTCCGCCACCACGGCTCGCGCGACAAAACGACCTTCGAGCTCGTCGGTTTCAACTCGCGCCTCGACGCGCTGCAGGCGGCGGTGTTGCGTGAGCTCCTGCCGCAGCTCGACGGCTGGAACGCGGCGCGGCGCTCGGCGGCGGCGCGCTACCGCGATCTCGGTCTCGACCGGCAGGTGACCGTGCCCAGCGAGCCGCCGGCGGGCGAACACGTCTACCACCTCTACGTCGTCCGCCACCCGCGTCGCGACGTCCTGGCGGAGGCGTTGCGCGAGCAGGGCATCGAGGCGCGCAGCTACTACGCGCAACCGATCCACCGCCAACCGGCGATGCGCAGCTATGCGCCGAACGTCGCGCTCCCCGGTACGGAAGAGGCTGCGCGCTCGAACCTGGCGCTGCCGATGGGGCCCGAGCTCACCGCCGCCGAAAGCGAGCACGTCGTCGCTGCCATCGAGCGGGCCCTCGCCGCCACCACCCCGTGA
- a CDS encoding DUF354 domain-containing protein, with translation MRIWVDLTNSPHVLVMAPIVRWLRAQGHEVEITARDFAQTLELCRRHGLAHTAIGEHGGAGVLGKARGLVRRSTALLRWARRRGFDLALGHGSNDISVAARVLGIPSATAFDYEWAALQHHINCRLAQTVVVPEAIPPERLARYGARGKLRRYPGIKEEYYLADFEPDAGVLDELGLERDGPPIVVVRTPPEASLYHRFRNPLFADLLLRLEREDAQVVVLPRLAEQRAELRARPRLRVPERAIDAPSLVALADLVVSAGGTMNREAVALGTPVYTTFEGRLGAVDELLLREGRMRRLGDPSQLRIEHKPRTGFERKRRDPGDLARLMLSALEASGERGHAQAG, from the coding sequence GTGAGAATCTGGGTCGACCTCACGAACAGCCCGCACGTGCTCGTGATGGCGCCGATAGTGCGCTGGCTCCGGGCGCAGGGCCACGAAGTCGAGATCACAGCGCGGGACTTCGCGCAGACGCTCGAGCTCTGTAGGCGCCATGGCCTTGCGCACACCGCGATCGGCGAGCACGGTGGCGCGGGTGTCCTCGGCAAGGCGCGCGGACTCGTCCGTCGCAGCACGGCGCTGTTGCGCTGGGCGCGGCGGCGCGGCTTCGACCTAGCGCTCGGTCACGGTTCGAACGACATCTCGGTGGCCGCTCGGGTGCTCGGTATCCCTTCGGCTACCGCTTTCGACTACGAGTGGGCGGCGCTCCAGCACCACATCAACTGCCGTCTCGCCCAGACAGTCGTGGTACCGGAGGCGATCCCGCCCGAGCGGCTCGCCCGCTACGGTGCGCGCGGCAAGCTCCGGCGCTACCCGGGAATCAAGGAGGAGTACTACCTCGCCGACTTCGAGCCCGACGCGGGCGTCCTCGACGAGCTCGGTCTCGAGCGCGACGGCCCGCCGATCGTCGTCGTGCGAACGCCGCCGGAAGCGTCGCTCTACCACCGCTTCCGCAACCCGCTGTTCGCCGATCTGCTGCTGCGCCTGGAGAGGGAGGACGCGCAGGTCGTGGTGCTGCCCCGTCTCGCCGAGCAGCGCGCGGAGTTGCGGGCGCGGCCGCGGCTGCGCGTGCCCGAGCGGGCGATCGACGCCCCAAGCCTCGTCGCGCTGGCGGATCTGGTTGTCTCGGCGGGGGGTACCATGAACCGCGAGGCGGTGGCGCTCGGCACGCCCGTCTACACGACGTTCGAAGGGCGACTGGGCGCCGTCGACGAGCTCCTGCTGCGCGAGGGGCGCATGCGTCGGCTCGGTGATCCGTCGCAGCTGCGGATCGAGCACAAGCCGCGCACGGGCTTCGAACGCAAGCGGCGCGATCCGGGCGATCTCGCCCGCCTCATGCTGTCGGCTCTCGAAGCGAGCGGTGAACGGGGACACGCACAAGCGGGCTAG
- a CDS encoding polysaccharide biosynthesis protein: MNGDTHKRARTSGQLLALLAGPRVRRIGQLAVDGALVALAWWLAFVLRFDNGIPPRYRDLLLATLPLVVALKVVVLALFGAYSKLWRYVDQRDFNSLVRAVVVGSVAVIAATFVLAPGRVDPPRGVIALDLLLTLALLGGARFLVRALVVERPLRGPLFERAAREVLIVGAGNGGQQVAAELRRNPQLASAPIGFVDDDPRKRGMRIAGLKVLGSTDDLPRILDDTKPDEVIIAIPSAPGLLRQKVVTACRERQIPVRTLPTTFELLSGGIELVRQAREVRVEDVLGREPVRMEIDRVGAYLRGRVVLVTGAGGSIGSELCRQIARVGPRMLVLVDNAETALFEIRRELEQERHFARLAAVLADCRDATRMREVFLEHRPNVVFHAAAYKHVPLMEENPVEAIRNNAVATRIVAAAAGSAGADRFVLVSTDKAVRPQTVMGASKALAEWAVEAAQSRYPGTRYAAVRFGNVLGSSGSVVPIFRRQIAKGGPVTVTDPRMTRYFMTIPEAVQLIIRSGDLARGGEIFVLEMGEPVPIIELARNMIRLAGYEPGVDIAIEIVGPRPGEKLHEELFNPDETPRPTAAEKIVCAARAPIDPAWVDAVFARIEELAYTGSSGDVAAAVAELAAERWASRGDSSDAQSEPRPAEGKATSL; the protein is encoded by the coding sequence GTGAACGGGGACACGCACAAGCGGGCTAGAACGAGTGGTCAGCTCCTCGCTCTGCTCGCGGGCCCGCGCGTGCGGCGCATCGGTCAGCTGGCGGTAGACGGGGCGCTCGTCGCGCTGGCGTGGTGGCTTGCGTTCGTTCTGCGTTTCGACAACGGCATCCCCCCGCGCTACCGCGACCTCTTGCTCGCCACGCTGCCGCTGGTGGTGGCGCTGAAGGTTGTGGTCTTGGCGCTGTTCGGCGCCTACTCGAAACTCTGGCGCTACGTCGACCAACGCGACTTCAACTCGCTCGTGCGCGCGGTGGTGGTCGGCTCGGTCGCTGTCATCGCCGCGACTTTCGTGCTCGCCCCGGGGCGCGTCGATCCGCCGCGCGGCGTGATCGCGCTCGATCTGCTGCTCACCCTCGCGTTGCTCGGCGGGGCACGTTTTCTGGTGCGCGCGCTGGTGGTCGAGCGACCGCTGCGGGGCCCGCTCTTCGAACGTGCCGCGCGCGAGGTGTTGATCGTCGGCGCCGGCAACGGGGGGCAGCAGGTTGCTGCCGAGTTGCGCCGCAACCCCCAGCTCGCCAGTGCGCCGATCGGCTTCGTCGACGACGACCCGCGCAAGCGCGGGATGCGCATCGCCGGGCTGAAAGTGCTCGGCAGCACCGACGATCTGCCGCGGATCCTCGACGACACCAAGCCCGACGAGGTGATCATCGCCATTCCTTCCGCACCCGGCCTGCTGCGCCAGAAGGTGGTGACCGCCTGTCGCGAGCGACAGATTCCGGTTCGTACGCTGCCGACGACGTTCGAGCTTTTGTCGGGAGGGATCGAGCTCGTGCGCCAGGCGCGCGAGGTCCGGGTGGAGGATGTCCTCGGGCGCGAGCCGGTGCGGATGGAGATCGACCGCGTCGGCGCCTACTTGCGCGGGCGTGTCGTACTCGTCACCGGTGCCGGTGGCTCGATCGGGTCGGAGCTGTGCCGCCAGATCGCCCGTGTCGGTCCGCGCATGTTGGTGCTCGTCGACAACGCCGAAACCGCGCTCTTCGAGATCCGGCGCGAGCTCGAGCAGGAGCGCCACTTCGCACGTCTCGCTGCTGTTCTCGCCGACTGTCGTGACGCCACGCGGATGCGCGAGGTTTTTCTCGAGCACCGCCCCAACGTCGTCTTCCACGCCGCCGCCTACAAGCACGTGCCGCTGATGGAAGAGAACCCCGTCGAGGCGATCCGCAACAACGCCGTCGCCACACGGATCGTCGCAGCGGCCGCCGGCTCGGCCGGCGCCGACCGGTTTGTGCTCGTGTCGACCGACAAGGCGGTGCGGCCGCAAACGGTCATGGGCGCTTCCAAAGCGCTCGCCGAGTGGGCGGTCGAAGCAGCCCAGAGCCGCTATCCGGGCACGCGCTACGCAGCGGTGCGCTTCGGCAACGTGCTCGGCTCGTCGGGCTCCGTCGTGCCGATCTTCCGGCGCCAGATCGCGAAGGGCGGGCCGGTGACGGTCACCGACCCGCGGATGACGCGCTACTTCATGACGATCCCCGAGGCCGTGCAGCTGATCATCCGTTCTGGCGACCTTGCGCGCGGCGGCGAGATCTTCGTGCTCGAGATGGGCGAGCCGGTGCCGATCATCGAGCTGGCACGGAACATGATCCGGCTGGCCGGTTACGAGCCGGGGGTGGATATTGCGATCGAGATCGTCGGCCCGCGCCCGGGAGAGAAACTGCACGAAGAGCTCTTCAACCCCGACGAGACACCGCGCCCGACGGCAGCCGAGAAGATCGTGTGTGCCGCGCGGGCGCCGATCGACCCCGCGTGGGTCGACGCCGTTTTCGCTCGCATCGAGGAGCTGGCCTACACGGGTAGCTCGGGCGATGTGGCGGCGGCGGTAGCCGAGCTCGCCGCTGAGCGGTGGGCTAGTCGCGGCGACAGCAGCGACGCGCAGTCGGAGCCGCGGCCCGCTGAGGGTAAGGCGACGTCACTCTAG